The proteins below are encoded in one region of Pongo pygmaeus isolate AG05252 chromosome 20, NHGRI_mPonPyg2-v2.0_pri, whole genome shotgun sequence:
- the LOC129020644 gene encoding myeloid cell surface antigen CD33-like, whose amino-acid sequence MLLLLLLPLLWAGALAMDPNIWLQVQESVTVQEGLCVLVPCTFSHPILYHTRNSSVHGYWFREGAIVSWDSPVATNKLDQEVQEETQGRFHLLGDPSRNNCSLSIVDARRMDNGSYFFRMERGSTEHSYISTQLSVHVTALTHRPNIFIPRTLESGHPRNLTCSVPWACKQGTPPIFSWMSAAPISLGPRTLHSSALTIIPWPQDHGTNLTCQVTFPGAGVTTERTIQLSVSWKSRPVTNVVLVAIGEAAVKILLLCLCLTFLSVRSCRRKVAKAAAAVEAENTAMG is encoded by the exons atgctgctgctgctactgctgcccCTGCTGTGGGCAG GGGCCCTGGCTATGGATCCAAATATCTGGCTGCAAGTGCAGGAGTCAGTGACGGTACAGGAGGGTTTGTGCGTCCTCGTGCCCTGCACTTTCTCCCATCCCATACTCTACCACACCAGGAATTCCTCAGTTCATGGTTACTGGTTCCGGGAAGGAGCCATTGTATCCTGGGACTCCCCAGTGGCCACAAACAAGCTAGATCAAGAAGTACAGGAGGAGACTCAGGGCCGATTCCACCTCCTTGGGGATCCCAGTAGGAACAACTGCTCCCTGAGCATCGTAGATGCCAGGAGGATGGATAATGGTTCATACTTCTTTCGGATGGAGAGAGGAAGTACGGAACACAGTTACATATCTACCCAGCTCTCTGTGCATGTGACAG CCCTGACCCACAGGCCCAACATCTTCATCCCGAGGACCCTGGAATCTGGCCACCCCAGGAACCTGACCTGCTCTGTGCCCTGGGCCTGTAAGCAGGGGACGCCCCCAATCTTCTCCTGGATGTCAGctgcccccatctccctgggTCCCAGGACCCTCCACTCCTCAGCGCTCACGATCATCCCATGGCCCCAGGACCACGGCACCAACCTCACCTGTCAAGTGACGTTCCCCGGAGCTGGTGTGACCACGGAGAGAACCATCCAGCTCAGTGTCTCCT GGAAATCAAGGCCTGTGACAAACGTGGTTCTGGTGGCCATTGGGGAGGCTGCTGTGAAGATCCtgcttctctgcctctgcctcacctTCCTCAG TGTGAGGTCCTGCCGGAGGAAGGTGGCAAAGGCAGCAGCAGCTGTGGAGGCTGAAAACACTGCCATGGGCTAA